Proteins co-encoded in one Planctomycetia bacterium genomic window:
- a CDS encoding ABC transporter ATP-binding protein, whose amino-acid sequence MSHPMIELRNLHRTFGSTRAVNDISFSVPKGHVFGYIGPNGAGKTTSMRILATLDQPTAGDAYIDGFSVVNDPDRVRYRLGFMPDYFGTYANVNVREYLDFFARAYGLRGKDRTRSLSYVMSFTKLDTLAEKPISGLSKGMKQRLCLGRALIHNPAVLVLDEPAAGLDPRARIQLREMIRALAAHGKTVLISSHILTELAEMCDTVGIIELGRLLAVGSVNDIQKTQQHQARVQTQILGGAAALGEWLSARDGVHSVEISGESAIFLHDGDRQAEVLLLKEMVQAGFAVAAFGSQDKSLEEVFLDVTRGHVQ is encoded by the coding sequence ATGTCCCACCCCATGATCGAACTGCGAAACTTGCACCGCACGTTCGGGAGTACGCGCGCCGTGAACGATATTTCGTTCAGCGTGCCGAAGGGACATGTGTTCGGATACATCGGACCAAACGGCGCTGGCAAGACGACTAGCATGCGGATTCTCGCTACGCTCGACCAGCCCACCGCCGGCGATGCCTACATCGACGGTTTCTCCGTCGTCAACGATCCGGATCGCGTGCGTTACCGCCTGGGCTTCATGCCGGACTACTTCGGCACCTATGCCAATGTGAACGTCCGTGAATACCTCGATTTCTTCGCCCGAGCGTATGGCCTCCGCGGCAAGGATCGCACCCGGTCGTTGAGCTACGTGATGAGCTTCACCAAACTCGACACATTGGCCGAAAAGCCCATCAGCGGATTGTCGAAGGGCATGAAGCAACGGCTCTGCCTGGGGCGGGCGTTGATTCACAACCCCGCCGTGCTGGTTCTCGACGAGCCGGCCGCGGGTCTCGACCCCCGCGCGCGAATTCAGCTCCGCGAAATGATCCGCGCCCTTGCCGCGCATGGCAAAACCGTGCTCATCAGTTCGCACATCCTCACCGAACTGGCCGAGATGTGCGACACGGTTGGCATCATCGAACTGGGCCGCTTGCTCGCCGTCGGCTCGGTGAACGACATTCAAAAAACGCAGCAGCACCAGGCGCGCGTGCAAACGCAGATTCTGGGCGGCGCGGCCGCACTGGGCGAATGGCTCTCCGCGCGCGACGGCGTCCATAGCGTCGAAATCAGCGGCGAAAGCGCGATCTTCCTCCACGACGGCGATCGTCAGGCGGAAGTCTTGCTATTGAAAGAAATGGTCCAGGCCGGCTTCGCCGTCGCGGCCTTCGGTTCGCAGGACAAAAGCCTGGAAGAAGTCTTTCTCGACGTCACGCGCGGACACGTGCAATGA
- a CDS encoding LON peptidase substrate-binding domain-containing protein has translation MSSDSENADFQGFAGRTRVFPLPNVVLFPHVIQALHIFEPRYREMTEDALAGDKLITMALLAPGWEPNYEGRPALQPVACLGRIATHHVLPDGRYNLLLLGLKRVRVLEELPTEHSFREALVQVIDDEYPPQGAAERQRIQRQLMDGFRRALPLLPDMQEQVEQFVSSDVSLGILTDILAYSLPLSLDEKLLLLGEANVDRRAAQLADYMLRMKGGNEAGNQRVYPPEFSEN, from the coding sequence ATGTCCTCTGATTCGGAAAACGCGGATTTTCAAGGTTTCGCCGGTCGGACGCGGGTCTTTCCGCTGCCGAACGTGGTGTTGTTTCCGCACGTGATTCAGGCGCTGCATATCTTCGAGCCGCGCTACCGGGAGATGACCGAGGACGCGTTGGCGGGCGACAAGCTGATCACGATGGCGCTGCTCGCGCCGGGATGGGAACCGAACTACGAAGGGCGGCCCGCGTTGCAGCCGGTGGCCTGCTTGGGACGCATCGCGACGCATCACGTGTTGCCGGATGGACGCTACAACTTGTTGCTGCTGGGGTTGAAGCGCGTGCGAGTGCTCGAGGAGTTGCCAACGGAGCACAGTTTCCGCGAGGCGCTGGTGCAGGTGATCGACGACGAATACCCGCCGCAGGGCGCCGCAGAGCGGCAACGCATTCAGCGGCAACTGATGGACGGGTTTCGCCGCGCGCTGCCATTGTTGCCGGACATGCAAGAGCAAGTCGAGCAGTTCGTTTCGAGCGACGTCAGTCTCGGGATTCTGACCGACATCCTGGCCTATTCGCTGCCGCTGTCGCTGGACGAAAAGCTGTTACTGCTCGGCGAAGCCAACGTCGACCGCCGCGCGGCCCAGTTGGCGGACTATATGCTGCGCATGAAGGGCGGGAACGAGGCCGGCAATCAGCGGGTGTATCCGCCGGAGTTTAGTGAGAATTGA
- a CDS encoding Gfo/Idh/MocA family oxidoreductase, translated as MARPTSRRTFVKTSALAGVGFWAAGGVARAQSNSPNEKIQFASIGVTGKGSSDSEDAGQNGDMVAICDIDDKNLAAGAARFPSAEKFHDFREMLDKMGDKIDAVTVSTPDHCHAVAAYKAMSMGKHCFCQKPLTHSIYEARRLGEVAREKGVATQMGNQGTSEDGVRKAAALLQAGVIGTVKEVHVWTNRPIWPQGGPRPAESPIPSNLKWELWLGPAAYRPYSNGYHPFAWRGWWDFGTGALGDMACHTFNMPFMGLGLKNPTSVVAKTAGHNKDSYPKWSIIDFEFPANDTRPALKVSWYDGGKLPDVAMFGEGRAPKDSGCLIVGDQGKIYSPNDYGAEFELIDAEMKDVEFKKSPGHFDEWVNAIRGGEQAMSNFSDYAGPLSETILLGNLAVWADGKKIEWDAKNLKATNAPEVDSIIKNVYRDGYTIDG; from the coding sequence ATGGCGCGCCCCACCAGCCGTCGGACCTTTGTCAAAACCTCTGCCCTGGCGGGCGTCGGCTTCTGGGCGGCCGGCGGAGTCGCCCGAGCGCAGAGCAACTCACCGAACGAGAAAATTCAATTCGCGTCGATCGGCGTCACGGGCAAGGGCTCGAGCGATTCCGAAGACGCGGGCCAGAACGGCGATATGGTCGCCATCTGCGACATTGACGACAAGAACCTCGCGGCCGGCGCCGCCCGCTTCCCGAGCGCGGAGAAGTTTCATGACTTCCGCGAAATGCTCGACAAGATGGGCGATAAGATCGACGCCGTCACGGTCAGCACGCCCGATCACTGCCACGCCGTCGCCGCCTACAAGGCGATGAGCATGGGCAAGCATTGTTTCTGCCAGAAGCCGCTGACGCACTCGATTTACGAAGCCCGCCGCTTGGGCGAAGTCGCCCGCGAGAAGGGCGTCGCCACGCAGATGGGCAATCAAGGCACGTCGGAAGACGGCGTCCGCAAGGCGGCCGCGTTGCTGCAGGCCGGTGTGATCGGCACAGTCAAGGAAGTCCACGTTTGGACGAACCGACCGATCTGGCCGCAAGGCGGTCCCCGCCCAGCGGAATCGCCGATTCCCTCGAATCTGAAGTGGGAACTGTGGCTCGGCCCCGCGGCGTATCGCCCGTACTCGAACGGTTATCATCCGTTCGCGTGGCGCGGCTGGTGGGACTTCGGCACCGGCGCGTTGGGCGACATGGCGTGTCACACGTTCAACATGCCGTTCATGGGCCTGGGCTTGAAGAACCCGACCTCGGTCGTCGCCAAGACGGCCGGCCACAACAAGGACAGCTATCCGAAGTGGTCGATCATCGACTTCGAGTTCCCCGCCAACGACACTCGGCCAGCCCTCAAGGTCTCCTGGTACGACGGCGGTAAGCTGCCGGACGTCGCCATGTTCGGCGAAGGCCGCGCCCCGAAGGACAGCGGCTGTTTGATCGTCGGCGACCAGGGCAAGATCTACTCGCCGAACGACTACGGCGCGGAGTTTGAGTTGATCGACGCCGAAATGAAGGACGTGGAGTTCAAGAAGTCGCCCGGTCACTTTGACGAATGGGTCAACGCCATTCGCGGTGGCGAGCAGGCGATGAGCAATTTCTCGGACTACGCCGGCCCGCTCTCAGAAACCATCCTGCTCGGCAACCTAGCCGTCTGGGCGGACGGGAAGAAGATCGAATGGGATGCCAAGAATCTCAAAGCGACCAACGCCCCCGAGGTCGACAGCATCATCAAGAATGTCTACCGCGACGGCTATACGATCGACGGCTAG
- a CDS encoding DUF309 domain-containing protein — MAAAEYDALYLQGVAYFNDCEFFEAHEVWEELWQEDHGPSRKFMQGLIQAAVALHHFGNGNIRGAKKVYYGSRSYLAAYRPVHMGIDLEKFIGEMDQCFAEVATATETFPEITINPELIPEIHLDPPAE; from the coding sequence ATGGCCGCGGCTGAATATGACGCCCTGTACCTGCAGGGGGTCGCGTATTTCAATGATTGCGAGTTCTTCGAGGCCCATGAGGTCTGGGAAGAACTTTGGCAGGAAGATCACGGGCCCTCTCGCAAATTCATGCAGGGCCTGATCCAGGCCGCAGTGGCGTTGCATCATTTTGGCAACGGCAATATTCGCGGCGCCAAGAAGGTCTACTATGGCAGCCGCAGTTATCTGGCGGCCTACCGGCCTGTGCATATGGGCATCGACCTGGAAAAATTCATCGGCGAGATGGACCAGTGCTTCGCGGAAGTCGCCACGGCGACGGAGACGTTTCCGGAGATCACCATCAATCCGGAACTGATCCCAGAGATTCACCTCGATCCCCCGGCGGAGTAG
- the purD gene encoding phosphoribosylamine--glycine ligase, which yields MNILVIGNGGREHALAWKLKQSPRADRVFVAPGNAGTALDAENVDIRVNDFRRLISFAKENQVGLTVVGPEGPLAAGIVDAFQAEGLRVFGPNKAAAELEGSKVFCKELLRNADVPTADYQVFRSAERASTFLTDREDVPVVVKADGLASGKGVFVCSGRAEALAAVETLSRSREFDEAAKSIVIEERLDGHEASVLALTDGRTILTLPACQDHKPAFDGDRGPNTGGMGAYCPTPLVTDQMLRWIEEHVLVPTVHAMKRARRPFRGVLYAGLMITNQGPKVLEYNVRFGDPECQPLLLRLKSDLVELLEAVADGRLDSIEPPVWDDRPSLCVVMASEGYPGKYVTGKAIRGLEDAAQVPDVKVFHAGTATSDGRVMTSGGRVLGVTALGNSVSAAKLQAYTAVKKIRWEGAWCRKDISDKALLYAQPDVAE from the coding sequence ATGAACATCCTCGTCATCGGAAACGGCGGGCGCGAGCACGCCTTGGCCTGGAAGCTCAAGCAAAGCCCTCGGGCCGACCGCGTGTTCGTCGCGCCGGGCAACGCCGGCACGGCGCTGGACGCCGAGAACGTCGATATCCGGGTCAACGATTTCCGACGGCTGATCAGTTTCGCCAAGGAAAATCAGGTCGGCCTCACCGTCGTCGGCCCGGAAGGGCCGTTGGCGGCCGGCATTGTCGACGCGTTCCAAGCCGAAGGCCTGCGAGTCTTTGGGCCCAACAAGGCGGCCGCCGAACTGGAGGGCAGCAAGGTCTTCTGCAAGGAACTCCTGCGGAACGCTGACGTCCCCACGGCCGACTACCAGGTGTTCCGCAGCGCGGAACGCGCGTCCACATTTCTCACCGACCGCGAAGACGTGCCGGTCGTGGTGAAAGCCGATGGCTTGGCCTCCGGCAAGGGCGTCTTCGTCTGCTCTGGCCGCGCGGAAGCACTGGCGGCTGTCGAGACCCTGTCGCGCTCGCGAGAGTTTGACGAGGCCGCCAAGTCGATCGTCATCGAAGAACGGCTCGACGGGCACGAGGCCAGCGTACTAGCGCTGACCGATGGCCGCACGATTCTCACCTTGCCGGCGTGCCAGGATCATAAGCCGGCCTTCGACGGCGACCGCGGACCGAACACGGGTGGCATGGGCGCTTATTGCCCCACGCCGCTGGTGACCGACCAGATGCTCCGCTGGATTGAGGAGCATGTGCTCGTGCCCACAGTGCACGCGATGAAGCGTGCGCGCCGGCCGTTTCGCGGCGTGCTGTACGCTGGGCTGATGATCACCAATCAAGGGCCCAAAGTGCTGGAGTACAACGTCCGCTTCGGCGATCCCGAGTGCCAGCCGCTGTTGTTGCGATTGAAAAGCGATCTGGTCGAACTGCTGGAAGCGGTCGCCGACGGCCGTCTCGATTCCATTGAACCTCCCGTGTGGGACGATCGGCCCAGCCTGTGCGTGGTGATGGCCAGCGAAGGCTACCCCGGCAAATACGTTACCGGGAAGGCGATCCGCGGTCTCGAAGACGCCGCGCAGGTGCCGGACGTGAAAGTCTTCCACGCTGGCACGGCCACGTCCGACGGCCGTGTGATGACCAGCGGCGGCCGCGTGCTGGGCGTGACGGCGCTCGGCAATTCCGTTTCGGCCGCCAAGTTGCAGGCCTACACCGCGGTAAAAAAAATCCGCTGGGAAGGCGCCTGGTGCCGCAAGGATATCTCCGACAAGGCGCTCCTCTACGCGCAGCCCGACGTGGCGGAATAG